In Mycobacterium sp. 050128, one genomic interval encodes:
- the eccA gene encoding type VII secretion AAA-ATPase EccA — translation MSEHLAGLFESAVGMLPVSESRALDLFTEITNYDETACDAWVGRIRCGDNDRVTLFRAWYSRKHFGQLSGSAQVSMSALGARVPIGGLYGDITYPVNSPLAITIGFAVNEAMAGNYADALEAVEASPTSGAEHLLSWTKAVVYGEGQRWTEVIDEVRAAGKWPDTFLAAAAGVAHGVAAANLGLFTEAERRLTEANSSPAGEACAQAIAWYLAMTRRGQGNEEAAVALLEWLQTTHPSPKVTAALKDPSYRLATTSAEQIAARTDPWDAGSVVADTSGREKLLAEAETELRRQIGLTRVKDQVERYRAATQMAKVRAARGMKVAQASKHMIFTGPPGTGKTTIARVVANILAGLGVIQEPKLIETARKDFVAEYEGQSAVKSAKTIDRALGGVLFIDEAYTLVQEREGRSDPFGQEALDTLLARMENDRDRLVVIIAGYSNDIDRLLETNEGLRSRFATRIEFDSYSPEEILEIAKVIAKNNDSELSVEAAENLLEAAKLLSQRTVRGKAALDVAGNGRYARQMVEAAEQYRDMRLTQAVDFEELDADFLREINGEDMAEAVAAVHARLAVTE, via the coding sequence ATGAGCGAGCATCTGGCCGGCCTGTTCGAAAGCGCGGTCGGCATGCTGCCGGTCTCGGAGTCGCGGGCGCTTGATCTGTTCACCGAGATCACGAACTACGACGAGACCGCGTGTGACGCATGGGTCGGCCGCATCCGGTGCGGCGACAACGATCGGGTGACCTTGTTCCGCGCCTGGTACTCGCGCAAGCACTTCGGGCAGCTGTCGGGGTCTGCCCAGGTCTCGATGAGCGCCCTGGGCGCCCGCGTTCCGATCGGCGGCCTCTACGGCGACATCACGTATCCGGTCAATTCGCCGTTGGCGATCACGATCGGTTTCGCGGTGAACGAAGCAATGGCGGGCAACTACGCGGATGCCCTGGAAGCCGTCGAAGCCAGCCCGACCTCCGGTGCCGAACACCTGTTGTCGTGGACCAAGGCGGTGGTCTACGGGGAAGGGCAGCGCTGGACCGAGGTCATCGACGAAGTCCGGGCCGCCGGCAAGTGGCCCGACACATTTCTGGCTGCTGCCGCCGGCGTCGCACATGGGGTCGCGGCCGCCAATCTCGGTTTGTTCACCGAAGCCGAGCGCCGCCTGACCGAGGCGAATTCCTCACCCGCGGGCGAGGCGTGCGCGCAGGCCATTGCCTGGTATCTGGCAATGACCCGCCGCGGCCAGGGCAACGAAGAAGCCGCGGTGGCCCTGCTGGAGTGGCTGCAGACGACCCACCCGAGCCCCAAAGTGACTGCGGCCCTCAAGGATCCGTCTTACCGCCTGGCGACCACCAGCGCCGAGCAGATCGCCGCCCGCACAGACCCGTGGGATGCGGGCAGCGTCGTGGCCGACACCTCGGGGCGGGAAAAGCTGCTCGCCGAGGCGGAGACGGAGCTACGCCGGCAGATCGGGCTGACTCGCGTCAAGGATCAGGTCGAGCGCTACCGCGCCGCGACCCAGATGGCCAAAGTTCGTGCCGCGCGCGGCATGAAGGTCGCGCAGGCGAGCAAGCACATGATCTTCACCGGGCCGCCGGGCACCGGCAAGACGACCATTGCGCGCGTGGTGGCCAACATCCTGGCGGGTTTGGGCGTCATCCAGGAACCGAAACTCATCGAGACGGCCCGTAAGGATTTCGTGGCCGAATACGAAGGACAGTCCGCGGTCAAGTCCGCGAAGACGATCGACCGCGCCCTGGGCGGTGTGCTGTTCATCGACGAGGCCTACACGCTCGTTCAGGAGCGCGAGGGTCGGTCCGACCCGTTCGGCCAAGAGGCGCTCGACACGCTGCTGGCCCGGATGGAAAACGACCGAGACCGTCTCGTGGTGATTATTGCCGGCTACAGCAATGACATCGATAGACTTCTGGAGACCAACGAAGGACTGCGGTCACGGTTCGCCACCCGTATCGAATTCGACTCCTACTCCCCCGAGGAGATTCTCGAAATCGCGAAAGTCATTGCAAAGAACAACGACTCGGAGCTCAGCGTGGAAGCGGCCGAAAACCTGTTGGAGGCTGCGAAGCTGCTGAGCCAGCGGACGGTACGCGGCAAAGCCGCGCTGGACGTCGCCGGCAACGGACGCTATGCACGGCAAATGGTGGAGGCCGCGGAGCAATATCGTGATATGCGCCTGACTCAAGCGGTCGACTTCGAGGAGCTCGACGCGGACTTCCTGCGTGAGATCAACGGTGAAGACATGGCCGAAGCGGTGGCAGCGGTCCACGCGCGGCTGGCCGTTACCGAGTAG
- a CDS encoding ESX secretion-associated protein EspG, with protein sequence MSSGPLAAGRAGLVDDVVGVEVTIDGMLVIADRLQLIEFPTALGIRHNIPQDDLRKLVWDQVEKDLTEQGVLNELGQPHPTVAAIIDTLSRPDRTLEGRWWRRDMGDGVMVRFAVCRKGDRHVIAARHGELIALQLVAAQVGLAGMVTAVLGPATPANVEPLTGVASELAECTTAAHLANLGIAPATARVYAEIVGNPDSWVEIIASERHSGGTCTHTEVAAGVLDSSLGRLVSLPRRVHGELYGSFLPGSQENLQRTLDGLLEFLPARAWLDHNPDEEAAHSDHTHASYRG encoded by the coding sequence ATGTCGTCCGGTCCCCTTGCCGCCGGCCGCGCCGGCCTTGTTGACGACGTAGTCGGCGTCGAGGTGACCATCGACGGCATGCTGGTGATCGCCGACCGGCTGCAGCTGATCGAATTCCCGACGGCGCTTGGGATCCGGCACAACATCCCGCAAGACGATTTGCGCAAACTTGTCTGGGACCAGGTGGAGAAGGACCTCACCGAGCAAGGGGTGCTGAACGAACTGGGCCAGCCCCACCCGACCGTGGCGGCCATCATCGACACGCTCAGCAGGCCCGATCGGACCCTGGAAGGCCGGTGGTGGCGCCGCGACATGGGCGACGGCGTGATGGTGCGTTTCGCGGTGTGCCGCAAGGGCGATCGTCATGTCATCGCCGCTCGGCACGGCGAGCTGATCGCGCTGCAACTGGTGGCGGCGCAAGTGGGTCTGGCGGGCATGGTGACCGCCGTGCTGGGCCCGGCGACGCCGGCCAACGTCGAACCGCTGACCGGCGTGGCAAGCGAACTGGCCGAATGCACCACCGCGGCACACCTGGCCAACCTCGGCATCGCGCCGGCCACCGCCCGCGTCTACGCCGAGATCGTCGGCAACCCGGACAGCTGGGTGGAGATCATCGCCAGCGAGCGCCACTCCGGCGGCACCTGCACGCACACCGAGGTCGCTGCCGGCGTTCTCGACTCATCGCTGGGACGACTGGTGTCGCTGCCCCGCCGCGTCCACGGCGAGCTGTACGGAAGTTTTCTGCCTGGTTCCCAGGAAAATCTGCAACGGACACTAGACGGACTGCTGGAATTCCTCCCCGCGCGCGCCTGGCTCGATCACAATCCAGATGAAGAAGCCGCGCACTCCGACCACACTCACGCCTCGTACCGAGGCTGA
- a CDS encoding ESX-1 secretion-associated protein gives MANLLVSPAILETLATKQEAAQKDAQAGADALNGTGSNCWLTHGVISGCSDGGFDTIEGIRKKAGEALGNASLLLAAKLRSAKKAYEGVDSELAGNLNKQLLDK, from the coding sequence ATGGCGAATCTACTCGTATCACCAGCGATCCTCGAGACGCTGGCGACCAAACAGGAAGCCGCACAGAAGGACGCCCAAGCGGGGGCCGACGCCCTGAACGGCACCGGAAGCAACTGCTGGCTCACGCACGGCGTCATCAGCGGATGCTCCGATGGGGGCTTTGACACCATCGAGGGCATCCGCAAAAAGGCGGGCGAAGCCCTCGGAAACGCCAGCCTGCTGCTCGCCGCCAAGCTGCGCTCAGCCAAGAAAGCGTACGAGGGCGTTGACAGCGAGTTGGCCGGCAACCTCAACAAGCAACTGCTCGACAAATAA
- a CDS encoding EspA/EspE family type VII secretion system effector, producing the protein MIYAAKQNKALIDAIKASGTKALPTPTAIVDFAALGVTIVDLLNGFGSPNSGSAVSTAKDKFDLFLKDLDPGAIPDPRDWSGTAATAYIAQVNLLKGYTTTMEEYDKTLKGYLGEQAASVKQAHLCCTVNVAVLTAAAGIALALYLIPVVGAAVSQAWQIVAAFACCAAVFVVEMLTLSSSMGIANKLTTLGQSYVQLGKDVTDKLAGNFDQIKGEIAAETSSKLSGFRAVSDGLTDYSFASSGKSINKLAAEAGDKVSPEQKALLQSSSDKAAAAKTSDSKTDTPAKGDKTTPAPAAFTPPSLAQIGQASQGLNQFGQTLGQGMQQIQSLAQSAKGAAPAAAAAPAAAQDVSDVKDDEDKKKEEDAKRDAEAGAAAGKDGGTERAPVDAAAPAAPAAAPAAAGRERVL; encoded by the coding sequence ATGATCTATGCGGCCAAGCAGAACAAAGCCCTAATAGATGCGATTAAGGCGAGCGGAACAAAGGCACTGCCGACGCCGACGGCCATCGTCGATTTTGCCGCGTTAGGCGTCACTATCGTGGACTTGCTCAACGGATTTGGAAGCCCCAACTCAGGGTCCGCCGTATCCACAGCCAAGGACAAATTCGACCTCTTCCTGAAAGATCTGGACCCTGGTGCCATTCCGGATCCGCGCGACTGGAGCGGTACCGCCGCGACTGCATACATCGCTCAGGTAAACCTGCTAAAGGGCTACACGACAACGATGGAGGAGTACGACAAGACCCTGAAGGGCTACTTGGGTGAGCAGGCCGCTTCGGTCAAACAGGCGCACCTGTGCTGCACCGTCAACGTGGCCGTGCTGACCGCCGCGGCGGGTATTGCCCTTGCCTTGTACCTGATCCCCGTCGTCGGCGCCGCAGTATCGCAGGCGTGGCAAATCGTCGCCGCGTTCGCGTGTTGTGCGGCGGTCTTCGTCGTCGAGATGCTCACCCTGTCGAGTTCGATGGGCATTGCCAACAAACTCACGACATTGGGCCAGAGCTACGTCCAGCTCGGCAAGGACGTTACCGACAAGCTCGCGGGCAACTTCGACCAGATCAAGGGCGAGATCGCGGCGGAGACCTCGTCGAAGCTGTCCGGCTTCCGTGCCGTTTCCGACGGCCTGACGGACTACTCGTTCGCGTCCTCCGGGAAGTCGATTAACAAGTTGGCCGCCGAGGCGGGCGACAAAGTTTCGCCGGAGCAGAAGGCGCTGCTGCAGTCCTCGAGTGACAAGGCCGCCGCCGCGAAGACGTCGGATTCCAAGACGGACACCCCGGCCAAGGGCGACAAGACGACTCCCGCCCCGGCGGCGTTCACCCCGCCCAGCCTGGCTCAGATCGGGCAGGCATCGCAGGGGCTCAACCAGTTCGGGCAGACGCTCGGCCAGGGCATGCAACAAATCCAGTCGCTGGCCCAGTCCGCCAAGGGCGCCGCGCCCGCGGCTGCCGCCGCCCCGGCCGCGGCTCAGGACGTCAGCGACGTCAAGGACGACGAGGACAAGAAGAAGGAAGAAGACGCCAAGAGGGACGCAGAAGCGGGCGCCGCCGCCGGTAAAGACGGTGGCACCGAGCGTGCACCCGTCGATGCCGCGGCACCTGCGGCACCGGCCGCCGCACCGGCAGCAGCCGGCCGCGAACGCGTCCTTTAG
- a CDS encoding FHA domain-containing protein — MADHPPPRKVSEESPTMSSAASTARPALLVVHSGDTSHAIEPGRGVVTIGREPQAGVQIDDPQISQEHLRAEAANGQWRIVDSSPSGMFVDGLRTTSVTITDKTIVRFGDPTAGKALTFEVVRPPKSVDPQEVDDSDEQGDNIAPIDLDPGVVRAGAAAAARRRELDISQRSLASDGIINAGALIAFEKGRSWPRERTRAKLEEVLQWPAGTIDRIRHGEPVAADDTAAQAVPVDGPATADNPETHGAASLIAQAVVAAVDGCSLAISALPPAEDPEFTERSAPILADLRQLEAIAVRATRISQITPELIKALSAVRRHRDELMTLGANAPDAPLAQRLYAARRRANLSALELAQAAGVDEEMIVRAEDEEPLPAHVTAAIETLIDHIN; from the coding sequence ATGGCGGACCACCCGCCGCCACGCAAAGTGAGCGAGGAATCACCGACGATGTCCAGCGCCGCCTCAACTGCCCGCCCAGCTCTGCTGGTGGTGCACAGCGGCGACACATCGCACGCGATCGAGCCCGGCCGCGGCGTGGTGACCATCGGCCGCGAACCTCAGGCCGGCGTGCAGATCGATGATCCCCAGATCTCGCAGGAGCACTTGCGGGCCGAAGCCGCCAATGGACAGTGGCGCATCGTCGACAGCAGCCCGAGCGGCATGTTCGTCGACGGACTACGCACGACCTCCGTGACGATCACCGACAAGACGATCGTCCGGTTCGGGGACCCCACCGCGGGGAAAGCCCTGACGTTTGAAGTCGTCAGGCCGCCGAAATCCGTTGACCCACAGGAGGTTGACGATTCCGATGAGCAGGGGGACAACATCGCGCCAATCGATCTGGATCCGGGCGTCGTTCGCGCCGGAGCCGCTGCCGCCGCCCGCCGTCGAGAACTCGACATCAGCCAGCGCAGCCTCGCGTCGGACGGGATCATCAACGCCGGCGCGCTGATTGCCTTCGAAAAGGGCCGCAGTTGGCCGCGCGAACGGACCCGCGCGAAGCTCGAGGAAGTCCTGCAGTGGCCTGCCGGAACCATCGATCGGATCCGCCATGGGGAACCCGTCGCGGCGGATGACACCGCCGCTCAAGCCGTGCCGGTCGACGGTCCGGCGACGGCCGACAACCCCGAGACTCACGGCGCGGCGTCGCTGATCGCTCAGGCGGTCGTCGCCGCCGTGGACGGCTGCAGTCTGGCCATCTCCGCGTTGCCGCCGGCCGAGGACCCCGAGTTCACCGAGCGCTCGGCGCCCATCCTCGCCGATCTGCGGCAGCTCGAGGCGATCGCCGTCCGGGCCACCCGGATCAGCCAAATTACCCCGGAATTGATAAAGGCGCTGAGTGCGGTTCGCCGGCACCGCGACGAATTGATGACGCTCGGGGCCAACGCCCCGGATGCCCCGCTGGCGCAACGCTTGTACGCGGCCCGGCGCCGGGCAAACCTCTCGGCGCTGGAACTTGCACAAGCCGCCGGCGTCGACGAAGAAATGATTGTGCGCGCGGAGGACGAGGAGCCTTTACCCGCGCATGTAACGGCCGCGATCGAAACTCTGATAGACCACATCAACTGA
- a CDS encoding WhiB family transcriptional regulator encodes MTATTLYNIPLGACTQDPDRWTTAPDAEAKALCRACPRRWLCARDAVESAGAEGLWAGVVIPESGRPRAFALNQLRSLAERNGYPVRETAKSA; translated from the coding sequence ATGACCGCAACAACTCTGTACAACATCCCGTTGGGCGCGTGCACCCAGGACCCGGACCGCTGGACGACCGCTCCCGACGCCGAGGCCAAGGCCCTGTGCCGGGCTTGCCCCCGCCGGTGGCTGTGTGCCCGCGACGCCGTCGAGTCAGCCGGCGCCGAGGGCCTGTGGGCCGGCGTCGTGATTCCCGAGTCGGGCCGCCCGCGCGCCTTCGCTCTGAACCAATTACGGTCGCTGGCCGAGCGCAACGGGTACCCGGTGCGCGAGACCGCCAAATCGGCCTAA
- a CDS encoding nitroreductase family deazaflavin-dependent oxidoreductase produces the protein MSEPQPPRYLKPMNKVMMAVQKLGIPTGPAMVLTVPGRKSGQPRSTPMTPFEFQGGLYVVAGYPGADWAANARAAGTGTLARGRRSREVRIVELTAEQARPVLREFPKKVPVGVSFAKRSGMVRDGTSDEFEALAGRLCVFRFDPA, from the coding sequence ATGTCCGAACCACAGCCGCCGCGCTACCTCAAGCCGATGAACAAGGTGATGATGGCGGTGCAGAAACTGGGGATACCGACCGGCCCCGCCATGGTGCTCACCGTGCCCGGCCGCAAATCCGGTCAACCGCGCAGCACCCCGATGACGCCGTTTGAATTTCAGGGCGGCCTCTACGTCGTCGCGGGCTACCCGGGCGCGGACTGGGCGGCGAACGCCCGGGCCGCGGGTACCGGCACCCTGGCCCGGGGTCGACGATCCCGGGAAGTCAGGATTGTCGAACTGACGGCCGAACAGGCGCGTCCGGTGCTGCGGGAGTTTCCGAAGAAGGTGCCGGTTGGAGTGTCGTTCGCCAAACGTTCGGGAATGGTGCGCGACGGGACGTCCGACGAATTCGAGGCGCTGGCGGGGCGTCTCTGCGTCTTTCGGTTCGACCCGGCCTGA
- a CDS encoding NAD(P)H-binding protein translates to MTIVVTGATGNVGRPLVADLVAAGASVRAITRTPNRAGFPSPVEVLDSVGEALPGASAVFLNSRALGETLPDVVAECRRAGVTKLVALSAINADDDFSRQPSRFRGDRNREVEQLAVGSGLAWVSLRPTVFATNFAGMWAAQIRAGDVVAGPYAAASTAPIVESDIAAVAARALLSDELVGQRVPLTGPQALTNTQLVGIIGTVLGRRLQYREIPAEAVRQRFIDLGFGAEFGDAYTAMLAETMDHPALVTHDAEKILGRAPQSFAQWVSEHRDLYTG, encoded by the coding sequence ATGACCATCGTCGTAACCGGAGCGACCGGCAATGTCGGACGTCCCCTCGTTGCCGACCTCGTCGCCGCGGGCGCATCGGTGCGCGCCATCACCCGCACCCCGAACCGCGCCGGATTTCCCTCGCCCGTCGAGGTGCTCGATTCGGTGGGCGAAGCGCTGCCGGGAGCGTCGGCGGTCTTCTTGAACTCGCGTGCACTCGGCGAAACTCTCCCCGACGTCGTGGCCGAATGCCGGCGCGCGGGAGTCACCAAACTGGTTGCACTGTCGGCGATCAACGCCGATGACGACTTCTCACGACAGCCGTCGCGCTTCCGCGGTGACCGCAACCGCGAGGTCGAGCAGCTGGCCGTCGGCTCGGGCCTGGCATGGGTAAGCCTGCGGCCGACGGTCTTTGCGACGAACTTCGCCGGGATGTGGGCCGCACAGATTCGTGCCGGCGATGTGGTGGCCGGGCCGTATGCCGCGGCATCGACCGCACCGATCGTCGAGAGCGACATCGCGGCTGTCGCGGCGCGCGCACTGCTCAGCGATGAGCTTGTCGGTCAACGGGTTCCGTTGACCGGTCCCCAGGCGCTGACCAACACACAACTGGTGGGGATTATCGGCACGGTGCTGGGGCGCCGGCTGCAGTACCGCGAAATTCCGGCAGAGGCGGTGCGGCAACGCTTCATCGATTTGGGCTTCGGCGCCGAGTTCGGCGACGCGTATACGGCCATGCTCGCCGAAACGATGGACCATCCGGCACTTGTCACGCACGACGCGGAGAAGATCCTCGGCCGAGCGCCACAGTCCTTCGCGCAGTGGGTGTCCGAGCACCGAGACCTGTACACGGGCTAG
- the sigI gene encoding RNA polymerase sigma factor SigI translates to MNQSQPPTDQLADAWRRHRPYLVNLGYQILGDVGDAEDVAQEAFLRLSRTGTDEVDDIRGWLTVVTSRLCLDQVRSARTRYERLTDPDHGDPGADVAESRSLDPADRVTLDDEVRAALMEVLRRLSPGERVAFVLHDVFGVPFETIAETVGRPVGTCRQLARRARSKFTAAQPKAGEVAPAEHQLVTEKFITACANGDIAALTAVLDPTVWGVGTVLADPAPPPQINHGPQAVATNLMRYLGPGVTLVSGPAGQPVVLAFAERRLFAAIVLTMRGALVTKIEAIADPSARIAAG, encoded by the coding sequence ATGAACCAGTCGCAGCCGCCCACCGACCAACTCGCCGATGCCTGGCGTCGTCACCGCCCCTACCTGGTCAACCTGGGGTATCAAATCCTCGGTGACGTCGGCGACGCCGAAGATGTTGCGCAAGAAGCATTTCTGCGTCTGTCGCGGACCGGGACCGACGAGGTCGACGACATCCGCGGCTGGCTCACCGTCGTCACGAGCCGGCTCTGCCTCGACCAGGTGCGCTCGGCGCGAACGCGCTACGAGCGGTTGACCGATCCCGACCATGGCGATCCCGGCGCCGACGTCGCCGAGTCGCGCAGCCTGGACCCGGCGGATCGGGTCACCCTGGACGACGAGGTCCGCGCCGCGTTGATGGAAGTCTTGCGACGGCTCAGCCCCGGCGAACGGGTCGCGTTCGTGCTGCACGACGTGTTCGGCGTCCCGTTCGAGACGATCGCCGAAACAGTGGGACGCCCGGTCGGCACCTGCCGTCAACTGGCGCGGCGTGCCCGCTCGAAATTCACTGCGGCGCAGCCGAAGGCCGGTGAAGTGGCCCCCGCCGAGCATCAGCTGGTCACCGAGAAATTCATCACCGCCTGCGCCAACGGCGACATCGCGGCGCTGACGGCTGTCCTGGACCCGACAGTCTGGGGTGTGGGCACCGTCCTTGCCGACCCGGCGCCGCCACCGCAGATCAACCATGGTCCGCAGGCGGTGGCCACCAACCTGATGCGCTATCTGGGGCCGGGCGTCACCCTGGTCAGCGGTCCCGCCGGGCAACCGGTGGTGCTCGCGTTCGCCGAGCGCCGGCTTTTCGCCGCCATCGTGTTGACGATGCGCGGCGCCCTCGTCACCAAGATCGAGGCGATCGCCGACCCGTCGGCGCGGATCGCGGCCGGCTGA